CTAAAATGGCTGCTGTTATCGCAACTGGTGCTCCAAATCCTGCAGCACCTTCCAAAAATGCACCGAATGAGAATGCTACAATGAGGACCTGCAATCGTTGATCGGCTGTAATAAAGGATATACTATTTTCTATTATTTTGAATTTGCCTGTTTTTACTGTGATTTTATAAAGGAAAATGGCAGCAAATACAATCGATGCTACCGGCCATATACCGGATAGAGCTCCAAAGATGGCAGACATCAAAACTAAAATAGCAGGCATTTTGTAGATAAAGACGGCAACAAGTCCTGCTACAATTATGCTGTAGAGTCCTGCAATATAACCTTTTAATTTAAAAACTGTCAGCATTACAATAAAAAAGATTATAGGAATGGCTGCTATAATAGCCGAAAACCAAATGTTACTCAATGGATTATATACTTGCTCCCATACATTCATGCGGTTCAACTCCTAGGTAATTGTAAATCGCATTTATTTTTAACAACTATTGCAAACCCTATGCTTCAGATTCTTAAATAATTTCACAATGAATTTTAAAAAATAATATTTGCTTTGGCCATTCCAGAAAAATGAACACCATTCCAAATAAAAAGAAGGCAACGGATTAGTTGCCTTCTTTTTTCATCTGTTCCGAAATTTTACTGTTCTTGTGTTAACAACGTGCCAAAAACCAACAGTGACTGTCACTGATCTTAGGAAAAAGCTTTAAAAAAACTTTTTTATCTTTTTCATTTCTTAGCAATCCAGTTTGGAAACTAGAATGAAAATATGCTAAAGAAAAAACTATTTCGCAAGGCTGTAAATCATGTCTTTTAAAAGATGCGGTAACACTTCAAGTGCATATGGCAAATAAAGACGCTCGGTCTTTTTATGAGCATCCTTACCGATTGGGCCAATATTGACTATTGGAATATCGAGAAACTTTGACTGGTCAAACGGGTAAGTGAAATCGGTTCCCCAGCCAGCAAAATTATTGGATAAGGTATCGATATCCTTATTCGTTCCTTTAAAGGCAAATTCACTTAAGTCGGAGATACCCTCGTAAATTTCACCAATAGAAATTGTCATATCATATTGTTCTTTTGCTAAATTAACCAAGCGTTCTACACTTTCAATTACCTTAAGTTCTTCCATTGTCTTTCTTTCGTTGAAGCCTGATGGACAGAATGGCGGCAAAAATCCAACAATTACAGTTGGACCCTTTAAACCAGTTACATCAATAAAATGATTAACTAGCTTCATGCCCCTGTCTTGAAGTTCTAGTTCCGGAGGCAGACTCTTAAGGAACTCCTTTGTAATTTCCTGCGATGAGAGTCCCGTTGCCCGCTCTGCCATTTTTGACAGTTCTGCATATTCAATAATCTGAGGAATAAACTCTTTCTTTTCTGTATGGGTATGCTGCTCTAACCAATTTTCACTATAGTCAGCCAATGCCTCATCCAATGCCTTCTTTGCAGCAGCCTTCATCATATCAAGAATTTCGCCAGGTGTTTTTGTGACAAACAAGCAATTGTAATACATAGCAATCCGTTCAATAACGGTTACAGAATAGGTTCGCTTCAAATCATATATCTTTAAGCATGTAAGCGGCGGATAAGTCACATCTTTATATTTATCTGCAAATTGACCATTTCCCTCAAGTATTCCTCCCAGCTTAAAGGCAATTAACGAGGCTGGAATTCCTTCAAAATATTCACCGACATGTGTCTCCTTGCCAAGAATGAAGGTAAAAGGAGTATACATGCCGACGGTGCCGAGATGGATCCAGCCATGATCTTTATTTTCCTGAGTGATACTGGGCTCA
The DNA window shown above is from Neobacillus sp. WH10 and carries:
- a CDS encoding M20/M25/M40 family metallo-hydrolase, translating into MSRSLNNSPESIYQTLLKFCHVKSVTDSEGEKEAPRFLYEELKILPYYQENPNDLFIQPIQEDRLGRSNLCAWVKAKNKTKKTIILMGHFDVVDTDVCGYLSEEAFDPETYTNLIEKEMISEEARRDLESGDWIFGRGTADMKSGLIIQAAVLAELSKNPAALDANLLYLAVADEENNACGIHEAVRYLAELKKDGYEFICCIDSEPSITQENKDHGWIHLGTVGMYTPFTFILGKETHVGEYFEGIPASLIAFKLGGILEGNGQFADKYKDVTYPPLTCLKIYDLKRTYSVTVIERIAMYYNCLFVTKTPGEILDMMKAAAKKALDEALADYSENWLEQHTHTEKKEFIPQIIEYAELSKMAERATGLSSQEITKEFLKSLPPELELQDRGMKLVNHFIDVTGLKGPTVIVGFLPPFCPSGFNERKTMEELKVIESVERLVNLAKEQYDMTISIGEIYEGISDLSEFAFKGTNKDIDTLSNNFAGWGTDFTYPFDQSKFLDIPIVNIGPIGKDAHKKTERLYLPYALEVLPHLLKDMIYSLAK